The Methanoregula boonei 6A8 genome has a window encoding:
- a CDS encoding cation diffusion facilitator family transporter, whose protein sequence is MNTPPRDQSSVNRTKEKTAQLSVASNTILVILKFAVGFGIGSVSIISEAIHSSMDLIAAVIAFFSVKKSAEPPDHVHEFGHGKFEDASGLIEALLIFIAAILIIWEALNKLLWNQGESFTPDFLIWGIAVIGISALANWYVSHRLFIVAKESESIALESDAWHLRTDVYTSLGVFLGLILIRLTGIAIFDPLFALGVAVIILKAACDLAKRSLGDLMDQSMPESDEKRIREIICGHASTYAGFHDLKTRRSGPEVFIEFHLVMPGNETVTVSHDFTDHLESDLKLEYPRSTITIHVEPCSEGKCDRCGSFCTYPGKTGKEKTGEQVQE, encoded by the coding sequence ATGAACACGCCTCCCCGGGACCAGTCATCGGTTAACCGCACCAAGGAGAAGACGGCACAACTCTCAGTTGCGTCCAATACCATTCTTGTGATCCTGAAGTTTGCGGTGGGCTTTGGTATCGGCTCGGTCAGTATAATCTCCGAGGCGATCCATTCGTCAATGGACCTGATCGCGGCGGTGATCGCGTTTTTTTCGGTAAAAAAATCAGCCGAGCCCCCGGACCATGTCCATGAGTTCGGGCACGGGAAATTCGAGGATGCCTCCGGCCTTATCGAAGCCCTGCTCATTTTTATTGCCGCAATCCTGATCATCTGGGAGGCCCTGAACAAACTCCTCTGGAATCAGGGAGAATCCTTTACCCCGGACTTTCTTATCTGGGGTATTGCAGTCATTGGGATCTCGGCCCTTGCCAACTGGTACGTCTCCCACCGCCTCTTTATTGTGGCAAAGGAATCGGAATCCATTGCACTTGAAAGCGATGCCTGGCACCTCCGGACCGATGTGTACACTTCGCTTGGGGTCTTTTTGGGGCTCATCCTGATCCGGCTGACCGGCATTGCGATATTCGATCCCCTCTTTGCCCTCGGCGTTGCGGTCATCATCCTGAAAGCCGCCTGCGATCTTGCGAAACGATCCCTTGGGGATCTCATGGACCAGAGCATGCCCGAGAGCGATGAAAAGCGGATCCGGGAGATTATCTGCGGACATGCCAGCACCTATGCCGGGTTCCACGATCTCAAGACACGAAGATCGGGCCCGGAAGTATTTATCGAATTCCACCTGGTCATGCCCGGGAACGAAACGGTGACCGTGTCGCACGATTTCACCGATCACCTGGAGTCCGACCTCAAACTCGAATATCCCCGCTCGACCATCACCATCCACGTCGAACCCTGCAGCGAAGGGAAGTGCGACCGCTGCGGGTCGTTCTGCACGTACCCCGGGAAAACCGGTAAGGAGAAAACGGGAGAACAGGTGCAGGAGTGA
- a CDS encoding glycosyltransferase family 39 protein, which yields MAKQKNKKSEKTERSSGGGADFSLTALKEKLISYACRYDFLLLGIILYLAYNFCTGFGWISGDVFPASILPIALLKNHNVYFDFVASSISNPDISYAFPFVNGHYVSFFPIVTPVLVTPVYAASYILSALAGVTSPNNMYIIAKCAASFLAALAGVLIYLTGKEIFTRRIALLTTFIFAFATSTWSISSQALWQQGTVELLLIALIYLAVKNERQSSAAYIFLMGILSALFVFNRPPESILLIPVLVYIVWYQREKIPWYLAGGVLAGLPFLYYNYSIFGNAFGGYAENLALFTVNTGFIGHYLGLLFSPNVGLFVYCPVLLLSIAGMYFVWKGRVSPIRTLVLAAVPAILLDILLYSFFGPWSSSAEFCYGLRFLTGLVPVLCLFTGFFLDEWFGHGKARHQSQKKPAVIALVAALVIVSVGIQFVGTFFYGWSSTSNKSMTDERAWNATDSVIIRSYTEGSPRIAGIFWFTLPPVPPLVYFPITGG from the coding sequence ATGGCAAAACAAAAAAATAAAAAAAGCGAGAAAACAGAGCGCTCTTCCGGGGGCGGGGCGGATTTTTCCCTCACGGCGCTCAAGGAAAAACTGATCAGTTACGCCTGCCGGTATGATTTTCTTCTCCTTGGTATCATCCTCTACCTGGCATACAATTTCTGTACCGGGTTTGGCTGGATTAGCGGCGATGTATTCCCTGCATCCATCCTGCCAATAGCACTGCTGAAAAACCACAATGTCTACTTTGATTTTGTCGCATCATCCATTTCCAATCCGGATATCTCCTATGCATTCCCGTTCGTTAACGGGCATTACGTCTCCTTTTTCCCGATTGTCACCCCGGTCCTTGTCACACCCGTCTATGCTGCATCCTATATCCTGTCTGCCCTCGCCGGCGTTACTTCCCCAAATAATATGTATATCATTGCAAAATGTGCAGCCTCCTTTTTGGCCGCTCTCGCAGGAGTACTGATCTATCTCACCGGGAAAGAGATTTTTACCCGGAGAATTGCACTCCTGACTACCTTCATCTTCGCCTTTGCCACCAGCACCTGGTCGATCAGCAGCCAGGCACTCTGGCAGCAGGGAACGGTCGAACTTCTCCTGATTGCGCTGATATACCTTGCCGTAAAAAACGAAAGGCAGTCTTCTGCGGCGTATATTTTCCTTATGGGGATACTATCGGCACTCTTTGTCTTTAACCGCCCCCCCGAATCGATCCTCCTTATTCCGGTACTTGTCTATATCGTATGGTACCAGCGGGAAAAAATTCCCTGGTACCTGGCCGGAGGAGTTCTCGCGGGACTGCCGTTTCTGTATTACAACTACTCCATTTTCGGAAACGCCTTTGGAGGATATGCAGAAAACCTTGCCCTCTTTACAGTAAACACCGGTTTTATTGGGCATTACCTGGGGCTGCTTTTCTCGCCCAACGTCGGGCTCTTTGTCTACTGCCCGGTTCTCCTGTTGTCAATTGCCGGGATGTATTTTGTCTGGAAAGGCAGGGTATCCCCGATAAGGACTCTGGTTCTTGCAGCCGTGCCGGCGATTCTGCTTGATATTCTCCTGTACAGTTTCTTTGGCCCATGGTCTTCATCAGCCGAATTCTGCTACGGACTCCGGTTCCTGACCGGCCTGGTTCCGGTCCTCTGCCTATTTACAGGATTTTTCCTTGATGAATGGTTTGGCCATGGAAAGGCCAGGCACCAGAGCCAAAAAAAACCGGCCGTTATTGCCCTCGTCGCTGCCCTGGTGATCGTGTCCGTGGGCATCCAGTTTGTGGGAACATTCTTTTACGGCTGGAGTTCGACGTCAAACAAGAGCATGACCGATGAGCGTGCATGGAACGCAACAGACTCTGTCATTATCAGGAGTTACACCGAGGGATCTCCCAGAATTGCGGGAATATTTTGGTTCACCCTTCCCCCGGTTCCTCCGCTGGTGTATTTCCCAATAACGGGCGGATGA